In a genomic window of Drosophila takahashii strain IR98-3 E-12201 chromosome 3L, DtakHiC1v2, whole genome shotgun sequence:
- the Spn gene encoding uncharacterized protein Spn isoform X13, producing the protein MCLSLRKLCQACRGRKSVDETPALANNTQQQQQHSNLPGSANGSPQRVANKRSSITVNMPAAGLGQRPPSIISTTSQDEGGFNESTPELKAKLNPSYDHKDQLEEQPHSLNYVDVGYRLNPDGSESREVYGSEAELYDTAKVSDMQRKFHGANGFGQESSTVYAIIKTDLPESQPVAPSRGVLLQSPTSSSVEGSPLHRGVYSSPPVGVVSPIRRRNSNNQEQNGGSAKSTPPCSPARSALIKGIAPIASIDAHEEEELDLAEEEEDEHLAVEYVEVIELQREEDEEEAPVLPERRAPAQGSLELQDLEYADTSAGEDEEDIINHLKGDILDVELIDDVVDEVIKVHVNHSVAIAPPLQTAAPAVPAAAIPREDSLPDDMTAAEAERLLSSSILENKIRQQSLLSDEQAKEVEQILNAAPSVGVAVAAVVATATSPTSIKNLIEDLPGQSSVSSSVAANGEQDIQIAAVPAIVEEDEDEEEEPEQQQFHEGEEEDDDEEEDHARAEFDVNGGEADGDSDDVEAVDIVGYGHAATSLNATFVKADSTETETTTTTPSTATTATTRHDDDEPEWLRDVLEAPKRSLENLLITSATSGRGPGQREELENGYDLQEKHSDLNHTYVTGGESLHESIVSVESTQSDATLNQTTTIDDSIISSKHNSTYSLADAEQATNSTVLSTGVTELDDSQYYIPEYPPVRSKEVLVEAGVHYFEDGNFWMEVPGLLDFDDDDCSYPPITVRKNPKVRFSSGPIHVYSTFSVNDYDRRNEDVDPVAASAEYELEKRVEKMHVFPVELMKGPEGLGLSIIGMGVGADAGLEKLGIFVKTITDNGAAARDGRIQVNDQIIEVDGKSLVGVTQAYAASVLRNTSGLVKFQIGRERDPENSEVAQLIRLSLQADREKEERLKRYFSQQEEYLRRTLDYSEDSTQPVSANSSVCEGPSSPVQVEHPMEVEATHSQEVESLKRLLQESEMGCLVKEEIIQNLKRKLVKLETTGNENELLSERLRQSERELGNIRKEAANLQNMLQQSQGQYMALDKKYNKAKRLVREYQQRELDMCHREEFYQQLLQEKDTEYNALVKKLKDRVINLEHELQETQRKAGFPVGLPYDSATLKLTPQMMRKTPPKPLFHKLETELSDTEISDLSPDGDGVKTATVERKVPVKDELDAAVPQHELLDNSVNKTKIDLASRGGLANRQLPSANGNSTSNGGGAASAAGDLGQLSNGNLLKRSRSNSRSSDCTLDDTDEEEEEEREGSALNLANAPPTSHETINLSNGNSHLLANVNNLLQHHPPAMASVVVSTPSNGHLGTTTAILLNSTSSASSSSSNQSTAREAQINQLYAQVHKDPSKQQHQQQQQQQQQVTQQAVTTSIPGIFKNALGSPADNGLNDFHRGSMTTFGQGPATSSNRDLNSSYDSILGSNDKLAENDPAESWMYPSRRRVAPNGSKVPLPGSSFTDQLNQALSDRERRLGDGSSRHSSDDYTEINKSQSAAAINCKTLINEIRQAVNEAQPKVKQVVPQSLSPPGTVPWQQQHHQQIQQQPSAHTTGPPSPTSMSSGCSSPGYSPSRTLDLSGSSSSFSDRKAVAAGYTYKGGPVHEWTKDQVGHWLMGIELERYIPVFKEHNVEGGALLTLDSKDFKTLGVCGDDKHRLKKRLKDLKANIEKERKDMERERREREKAIRKAEKKAAKKK; encoded by the exons ATGTGTCTCAGTTTGCGAAAACTTTGTCAAGCCTGTCGAG GTCGCAAATCTGTGGACGAAACTCCGGCATTGGCCAACAacacccagcagcagcagcaacattccAACCTTCCTGGCTCCGCCAACGGATCTCCCCAGCGAGTGGCCAACAAGCGCAGCAGCATCACGGTTAACATGCCAGCCGCCGGTCTTGGCCAGCGACCACCGAGCATTATATCCACCACCAGTCAGGATGAAGGTGGCTTCAATGAATCCACTCCTGAACTAAAGGCCAAGCTGAATCCATCCTACGATCATAAAGATCAGTTGGAGGAGCAGCCGCACAGCCTGAACTACGTGGATGTGGGCTATCGCCTGAATCCCGATGGCAGCGAAAGTCGCGAGGTTTATGGATCCGAGGCGGAATTATACGACACAGCCAAAGTGAGCGATATGCAGCGCAAGTTCCATGGAGCCAATGGTTTTGGCCAGGAATCCAGCACGGTGTATGCCATTATCAAGACGGATCTGCCCGAGTCCCAGCCAGTGGCTCCTTCAAGAGGGGTTCTTCTACAGTCGCCCACTTCCTCGAGTGTTGAGGGTTCCCCACTCCATCGAGGGGTTTATAGCTCCCCTCCCGTTGGTGTGGTTTCACCCATAAGGCGAAGGAATAGCAACAATCAGGAGCAAAATGGCGGCAGTGCCAAGTCCACGCCCCCCTGCTCACCCGCCCGTTCGGCCTTGATCAAGGGCATTGCCCCCATAGCCTCCATCGATGCGCATGAAGAGGAGGAACTGGATctcgccgaggaggaggaggacgagcaTCTCGCAGTTGAGTATGTGGAGGTAATAGAACTCCAAcgggaggaggatgaggaggaggctCCTGTCCTTCCGGAAAGACGAGCTCCGGCCCAGGGATCACTGGAGCTGCAGGATTTGGAGTATGCGGATACCAGCGCCGGAGAAGATGAAGAGGATATCATCAACCATTTGAAGGGCGACATACTGGATGTGGAACTAATCGACGACGTGGTCGATGAGGTGATCAAGGTCCATGTGAATCACAGTGTGGCGATTGCTCCTCCGCTGCAAACAGCTGCTCCTGCGGTTCCAGCTGCGGCGATTCCACGGGAGGATAGCCTTCCAGATGACATGACCGCCGCCGAAGCCGAACGATTGTTGAGCTCTAG CATTTTGGAAAACAAAATCAG ACAACAGTCGCTGCTGTCGGACGAACAGGCCAAGGAAGTCGAGCAAATACTCAACGCCGCCCCcagcgtgggcgtggcagttgCTGCCGTTGTTGCCACAGCAACATCGCCGACCAGCATCAAGAATCTCATTGAGGATTTGCCCGGGCAATCATCTGTATCATCATCAGTTGCTGCCAACGGGGAGCAGGATATCCAAATTGCAGCTGTCCCAGCGATTgtcgaggaggacgaggacgaagaggaggagccggagcagcagcagttccacgagggggaggaggaggacgacgacgaggaagAGGACCACGCCAGGGCCGAGTTCGATGTGAATGGCGGCGAGGCTGACGGCGATTCCGATGACGTTGAAGCCGTGGACATTGTGGGCTATGGACATGCCGCCACCTCTCTGAATGCCACCTTCGTCAAGGCCGACAGCACAGAGACAGAGACGACCACCACAACCCCCTCGACGGCGACCACAGCCACCACTCgccacgacgacgacgagccCGAGTGGCTAAGGGATGTCCTTGAG GCACCCAAGCGCAGTCTAGAGAATCTGCTAATCACCTCGGCCACATCGGGAAGAGGACCTGGTCAGCGGGAAGAGCTGGAGAACGGCTACGATCTACAAGAGAAACATTCCGATCTGAATCACACCTACGTTACCGGTGGAGAATCGCTGCACGAATCGATTGTATCCGTGGAATCCACGCAATCGGATGCCACACTCAATCAGACGACGACCATTGACGACAGCATCATCTCCAGCAAGCATAATTCCACCTACTCCCTGGCAGATGCCGAACAGGCCACCAATTCAACGGTGCTCAGTACTGGGGTCACCGAACTAGACGACAGTCAGTACTATATTCCCGAGTATCCGCCTGTGAGGAGCAAGGAGGTTCTTGTAGAGGCGGGAGTGCATTACTTTGAAGATGGCAACTTCTGGATGGAAGTGCCAG gTCTCCTAGACTTTGACGACGACGACTGCTCTTATCCGCCCATCACTGTGCGCAAGAATCCCAAAGTTCGCTTCAGTTCCGGACCCATTCACGTGTATTCCACCTTCTCCGTCAACGATTACGATCGCCGCAATGAGGATGTTGATCCTGTGGCCGCTTCGGCGGAATACGAGCTCGAGAAGCGCGTGGAGAAGATGCACGTCTTCCCCGTGGAATTGATGAAGGGTCCCGAGGGTCTGGGTCTCAGTATAATTGGCATGGGCGTTGGCGCCGATGCAGGCTTAGAGAAACTAGGAATCTTTGTGAAAACAATAACCGATAACGGAGCAGCAGCCAGAGACGGTCGCATTCAG GTCAACGATCAGATCATTGAGGTGGACGGCAAGAGTCTCGTGGGCGTCACACAGGCATATGCAGCTTCGGTGCTGCGCAATACTTCCGGTCTAGTCAAATTCCAAATCGGACGCGAACGTGATCCCGAGAACTCTGAGGTAGCCCAGCTCATACGACTGAGTTTGCAGGCGGATCGCGAGAAGGAGGAGCGCTTGAAGCG TTATTTTAGCCAACAAGAGGAGTACCTGCGTCGCACCCTCGACTATTCGGAGGACTCCACCCAGCCGGTTTCGGCCAATTCGAGTGTCTGCGAGGGACCCTCGAGTCCCGTCCAGGTGGAGCATCCCATGGAGGTGGAGGCCACCCATTCGCAGGAGGTAGAGTCGCTCAAGCGGCTGCTACAGGAG aGCGAAATGGGTTGCCTGGTTAAGGAGGAGATTATACAAAACCTAAAACGAAAG CTGGTCAAGCTCGAGACGACGGGAAATGAGAATGAGCTGCTTAGCGAGCGGCTCCGGCAGAGCGAAAGGGAGCTGGGAAATATCCGGAAGGAGGCGGCCAATCTGCAGAACATGCTGCAGCAGTCGCAGGGTCAGTATATGGCTCTCGATAAGAAGTACAACAAGGCCAAGCGGCTGGTGAGGGAGTATCAGCAGCGGGAACTGGACATGTGCCATCGCGAGGAGTTCTaccagcagctgctgcaggaGAAGGACACCGAGTACAATGCGCTGGTGAAGAAGCTCAAGGATCGGGTGATTAATCTGGAGCACGAGCTGCAGGAGACGCAGCGAAAGGCTGGCTTCCCCGTGGGTCTGCCCTACGATAGTGCCACCCTGAAGTTGACCCCGCAGATGATGCGTAAGACGCCGCCAAAGCCCCTGTTCCACAAGCTGGAAACGGAGTTGTCGGACACCGAGATCTCTGATCTCTCACCCGATGGCGATGGTGTGAAGACAGCAACGGTGGAGCGTAAGGTTCCCGTGAAGGACGAACTGGATGCGGCAGTGCCGCAGCACGAGCTGCTGGATAACTCGGTTAACAAGACCAAAATCGATCTGG CCTCCCGTGGTGGTTTAGCCAATCGCCAGTTGCCCTCAGCCAATGGAAATAGTACTTCAAATGGAGGAGGAgccgcctccgccgccggTGATCTTGGCCAGCTTTCGAACGGTAATCTCCTCAAGCGCAGCCGCAGCAACAGTCGTAGTTCGGACTGCACTTTAGATGACaccgatgaggaggaggaggaggagcgcgAGGGATCGGCCTTGAATCTGGCCAATGCTCCGCCTACCTCCCATGAAACCATCAACCTCTCCAACGGCAACTCGCATCTGCTGGCCAACGTTAACAATCTCCTCCAGCATCATCCGCCAGCCATGGCCAGTGTGGTGGTCAGCACCCCTTCGAATGGCCACCTGGGCACCACCACGGCCATTCTGCTGAactccacctcctccgcctcgTCCAGTTCGTCCAACCAGTCGACCGCTCGCGAGGCACAGATCAATCAGCTGTACGCCCAGGTGCACAAGGATCCCAgcaagcagcaacatcagcaacagcaacagcagcagcaacaggtgaCTCAGCAGGCAGTGACCACCAGTATTCCCGGCATTTTCAAGAACGCTTTGGGTTCGCCGGCGGACAATGGATTGAATGACTTCCATCGCGGCAGCATGACCACCTTTGGCCAGGGGCCAGCCACCAGCAGCAATCGTGATCTCAACAGCTCGTACGACTCCATCCTCGGTTCCAACGATAAGTTGGCGGAGAACGACCCGGCGGAGAGTTGGATGTATCCCTCGAGGAGGCGAGTGGCCCCCAATGGCAGCAAAGTTCCACTGCCCGGATCCAGTTTTACGGACCAACTCAACCAGGCGCTGTCCGATCGCGAGAG GCGACTCGGCGATGGATCTTCGCGACATTCCAGCGACGATTACACGGAGATTAACAAGAGCCAGAGCGCCGCGGCCATCAACTGCAAGACGCTGATCAACGAGATCCGCCAGGCGGTGAACGAAGCACAGCCCAAAG TTAAACAAGTCGTTCCACAATCACTCTCCCCGCCCGGCACAGTGccctggcagcagcagcaccaccagcagatCCAGCAGCAGCCCTCCGCCCACACCACCGGTCCTCCGTCGCCCACCAGCATGTCCTCCGGCTGCTCCTCGCCGGGATACTCGCCCAGCAGGACTTTGGATCTCTCCGGATCCAGTTCTAGCTTCTCCGATCGCAAGGCGGTGGCCGCTGGCTATACCTACAAGGGTGGCCCCGTCCACGAATGGACCAAGGATCAG GTGGGCCACTGGCTGATGGGCATCGAGCTGGAGCGCTACATCCCCGTCTTCAAAGAGCACAACGTGGAGGGCGGCGCCCTGCTCACCCTGGACTCTAAGGACTTCAAGACTCTGGGCGTTTGCGGCGACGACAAGCATCGGCTAAAGAAGCGCCTTAAGGACCTGAAGGCCAACATCGAGAAGGAGCGCAAGGACATGGAGCGGGAAAGAAGGGAGCGCGAGAAGGCCATACGCAAGGCCGAGAAGAAGGCGGCCAAAAAGAAGTAG
- the Spn gene encoding uncharacterized protein Spn isoform X12, with the protein MAIITYKDLICQRNKRKQEKKLFIKIIKSKYYHRKGLYKRKLGRKSVDETPALANNTQQQQQHSNLPGSANGSPQRVANKRSSITVNMPAAGLGQRPPSIISTTSQDEGGFNESTPELKAKLNPSYDHKDQLEEQPHSLNYVDVGYRLNPDGSESREVYGSEAELYDTAKVSDMQRKFHGANGFGQESSTVYAIIKTDLPESQPVAPSRGVLLQSPTSSSVEGSPLHRGVYSSPPVGVVSPIRRRNSNNQEQNGGSAKSTPPCSPARSALIKGIAPIASIDAHEEEELDLAEEEEDEHLAVEYVEVIELQREEDEEEAPVLPERRAPAQGSLELQDLEYADTSAGEDEEDIINHLKGDILDVELIDDVVDEVIKVHVNHSVAIAPPLQTAAPAVPAAAIPREDSLPDDMTAAEAERLLSSSILENKIRQQSLLSDEQAKEVEQILNAAPSVGVAVAAVVATATSPTSIKNLIEDLPGQSSVSSSVAANGEQDIQIAAVPAIVEEDEDEEEEPEQQQFHEGEEEDDDEEEDHARAEFDVNGGEADGDSDDVEAVDIVGYGHAATSLNATFVKADSTETETTTTTPSTATTATTRHDDDEPEWLRDVLEAPKRSLENLLITSATSGRGPGQREELENGYDLQEKHSDLNHTYVTGGESLHESIVSVESTQSDATLNQTTTIDDSIISSKHNSTYSLADAEQATNSTVLSTGVTELDDSQYYIPEYPPVRSKEVLVEAGVHYFEDGNFWMEVPGLLDFDDDDCSYPPITVRKNPKVRFSSGPIHVYSTFSVNDYDRRNEDVDPVAASAEYELEKRVEKMHVFPVELMKGPEGLGLSIIGMGVGADAGLEKLGIFVKTITDNGAAARDGRIQVNDQIIEVDGKSLVGVTQAYAASVLRNTSGLVKFQIGRERDPENSEVAQLIRLSLQADREKEERLKRYFSQQEEYLRRTLDYSEDSTQPVSANSSVCEGPSSPVQVEHPMEVEATHSQEVESLKRLLQESEMGCLVKEEIIQNLKRKLVKLETTGNENELLSERLRQSERELGNIRKEAANLQNMLQQSQGQYMALDKKYNKAKRLVREYQQRELDMCHREEFYQQLLQEKDTEYNALVKKLKDRVINLEHELQETQRKAGFPVGLPYDSATLKLTPQMMRKTPPKPLFHKLETELSDTEISDLSPDGDGVKTATVERKVPVKDELDAAVPQHELLDNSVNKTKIDLASRGGLANRQLPSANGNSTSNGGGAASAAGDLGQLSNGNLLKRSRSNSRSSDCTLDDTDEEEEEEREGSALNLANAPPTSHETINLSNGNSHLLANVNNLLQHHPPAMASVVVSTPSNGHLGTTTAILLNSTSSASSSSSNQSTAREAQINQLYAQVHKDPSKQQHQQQQQQQQQVTQQAVTTSIPGIFKNALGSPADNGLNDFHRGSMTTFGQGPATSSNRDLNSSYDSILGSNDKLAENDPAESWMYPSRRRVAPNGSKVPLPGSSFTDQLNQALSDRERRLGDGSSRHSSDDYTEINKSQSAAAINCKTLINEIRQAVNEAQPKVKQVVPQSLSPPGTVPWQQQHHQQIQQQPSAHTTGPPSPTSMSSGCSSPGYSPSRTLDLSGSSSSFSDRKAVAAGYTYKGGPVHEWTKDQVGHWLMGIELERYIPVFKEHNVEGGALLTLDSKDFKTLGVCGDDKHRLKKRLKDLKANIEKERKDMERERREREKAIRKAEKKAAKKK; encoded by the exons ATGGCTATTATCACATATAAGGATTTGATATGTCAAAGAAATAAGaggaaacaagaaaaaaaattatttattaaaattataaaatcaaaatattatcacaGAAAAGGATTATATAAAAGAAAGTTAG GTCGCAAATCTGTGGACGAAACTCCGGCATTGGCCAACAacacccagcagcagcagcaacattccAACCTTCCTGGCTCCGCCAACGGATCTCCCCAGCGAGTGGCCAACAAGCGCAGCAGCATCACGGTTAACATGCCAGCCGCCGGTCTTGGCCAGCGACCACCGAGCATTATATCCACCACCAGTCAGGATGAAGGTGGCTTCAATGAATCCACTCCTGAACTAAAGGCCAAGCTGAATCCATCCTACGATCATAAAGATCAGTTGGAGGAGCAGCCGCACAGCCTGAACTACGTGGATGTGGGCTATCGCCTGAATCCCGATGGCAGCGAAAGTCGCGAGGTTTATGGATCCGAGGCGGAATTATACGACACAGCCAAAGTGAGCGATATGCAGCGCAAGTTCCATGGAGCCAATGGTTTTGGCCAGGAATCCAGCACGGTGTATGCCATTATCAAGACGGATCTGCCCGAGTCCCAGCCAGTGGCTCCTTCAAGAGGGGTTCTTCTACAGTCGCCCACTTCCTCGAGTGTTGAGGGTTCCCCACTCCATCGAGGGGTTTATAGCTCCCCTCCCGTTGGTGTGGTTTCACCCATAAGGCGAAGGAATAGCAACAATCAGGAGCAAAATGGCGGCAGTGCCAAGTCCACGCCCCCCTGCTCACCCGCCCGTTCGGCCTTGATCAAGGGCATTGCCCCCATAGCCTCCATCGATGCGCATGAAGAGGAGGAACTGGATctcgccgaggaggaggaggacgagcaTCTCGCAGTTGAGTATGTGGAGGTAATAGAACTCCAAcgggaggaggatgaggaggaggctCCTGTCCTTCCGGAAAGACGAGCTCCGGCCCAGGGATCACTGGAGCTGCAGGATTTGGAGTATGCGGATACCAGCGCCGGAGAAGATGAAGAGGATATCATCAACCATTTGAAGGGCGACATACTGGATGTGGAACTAATCGACGACGTGGTCGATGAGGTGATCAAGGTCCATGTGAATCACAGTGTGGCGATTGCTCCTCCGCTGCAAACAGCTGCTCCTGCGGTTCCAGCTGCGGCGATTCCACGGGAGGATAGCCTTCCAGATGACATGACCGCCGCCGAAGCCGAACGATTGTTGAGCTCTAG CATTTTGGAAAACAAAATCAG ACAACAGTCGCTGCTGTCGGACGAACAGGCCAAGGAAGTCGAGCAAATACTCAACGCCGCCCCcagcgtgggcgtggcagttgCTGCCGTTGTTGCCACAGCAACATCGCCGACCAGCATCAAGAATCTCATTGAGGATTTGCCCGGGCAATCATCTGTATCATCATCAGTTGCTGCCAACGGGGAGCAGGATATCCAAATTGCAGCTGTCCCAGCGATTgtcgaggaggacgaggacgaagaggaggagccggagcagcagcagttccacgagggggaggaggaggacgacgacgaggaagAGGACCACGCCAGGGCCGAGTTCGATGTGAATGGCGGCGAGGCTGACGGCGATTCCGATGACGTTGAAGCCGTGGACATTGTGGGCTATGGACATGCCGCCACCTCTCTGAATGCCACCTTCGTCAAGGCCGACAGCACAGAGACAGAGACGACCACCACAACCCCCTCGACGGCGACCACAGCCACCACTCgccacgacgacgacgagccCGAGTGGCTAAGGGATGTCCTTGAG GCACCCAAGCGCAGTCTAGAGAATCTGCTAATCACCTCGGCCACATCGGGAAGAGGACCTGGTCAGCGGGAAGAGCTGGAGAACGGCTACGATCTACAAGAGAAACATTCCGATCTGAATCACACCTACGTTACCGGTGGAGAATCGCTGCACGAATCGATTGTATCCGTGGAATCCACGCAATCGGATGCCACACTCAATCAGACGACGACCATTGACGACAGCATCATCTCCAGCAAGCATAATTCCACCTACTCCCTGGCAGATGCCGAACAGGCCACCAATTCAACGGTGCTCAGTACTGGGGTCACCGAACTAGACGACAGTCAGTACTATATTCCCGAGTATCCGCCTGTGAGGAGCAAGGAGGTTCTTGTAGAGGCGGGAGTGCATTACTTTGAAGATGGCAACTTCTGGATGGAAGTGCCAG gTCTCCTAGACTTTGACGACGACGACTGCTCTTATCCGCCCATCACTGTGCGCAAGAATCCCAAAGTTCGCTTCAGTTCCGGACCCATTCACGTGTATTCCACCTTCTCCGTCAACGATTACGATCGCCGCAATGAGGATGTTGATCCTGTGGCCGCTTCGGCGGAATACGAGCTCGAGAAGCGCGTGGAGAAGATGCACGTCTTCCCCGTGGAATTGATGAAGGGTCCCGAGGGTCTGGGTCTCAGTATAATTGGCATGGGCGTTGGCGCCGATGCAGGCTTAGAGAAACTAGGAATCTTTGTGAAAACAATAACCGATAACGGAGCAGCAGCCAGAGACGGTCGCATTCAG GTCAACGATCAGATCATTGAGGTGGACGGCAAGAGTCTCGTGGGCGTCACACAGGCATATGCAGCTTCGGTGCTGCGCAATACTTCCGGTCTAGTCAAATTCCAAATCGGACGCGAACGTGATCCCGAGAACTCTGAGGTAGCCCAGCTCATACGACTGAGTTTGCAGGCGGATCGCGAGAAGGAGGAGCGCTTGAAGCG TTATTTTAGCCAACAAGAGGAGTACCTGCGTCGCACCCTCGACTATTCGGAGGACTCCACCCAGCCGGTTTCGGCCAATTCGAGTGTCTGCGAGGGACCCTCGAGTCCCGTCCAGGTGGAGCATCCCATGGAGGTGGAGGCCACCCATTCGCAGGAGGTAGAGTCGCTCAAGCGGCTGCTACAGGAG aGCGAAATGGGTTGCCTGGTTAAGGAGGAGATTATACAAAACCTAAAACGAAAG CTGGTCAAGCTCGAGACGACGGGAAATGAGAATGAGCTGCTTAGCGAGCGGCTCCGGCAGAGCGAAAGGGAGCTGGGAAATATCCGGAAGGAGGCGGCCAATCTGCAGAACATGCTGCAGCAGTCGCAGGGTCAGTATATGGCTCTCGATAAGAAGTACAACAAGGCCAAGCGGCTGGTGAGGGAGTATCAGCAGCGGGAACTGGACATGTGCCATCGCGAGGAGTTCTaccagcagctgctgcaggaGAAGGACACCGAGTACAATGCGCTGGTGAAGAAGCTCAAGGATCGGGTGATTAATCTGGAGCACGAGCTGCAGGAGACGCAGCGAAAGGCTGGCTTCCCCGTGGGTCTGCCCTACGATAGTGCCACCCTGAAGTTGACCCCGCAGATGATGCGTAAGACGCCGCCAAAGCCCCTGTTCCACAAGCTGGAAACGGAGTTGTCGGACACCGAGATCTCTGATCTCTCACCCGATGGCGATGGTGTGAAGACAGCAACGGTGGAGCGTAAGGTTCCCGTGAAGGACGAACTGGATGCGGCAGTGCCGCAGCACGAGCTGCTGGATAACTCGGTTAACAAGACCAAAATCGATCTGG CCTCCCGTGGTGGTTTAGCCAATCGCCAGTTGCCCTCAGCCAATGGAAATAGTACTTCAAATGGAGGAGGAgccgcctccgccgccggTGATCTTGGCCAGCTTTCGAACGGTAATCTCCTCAAGCGCAGCCGCAGCAACAGTCGTAGTTCGGACTGCACTTTAGATGACaccgatgaggaggaggaggaggagcgcgAGGGATCGGCCTTGAATCTGGCCAATGCTCCGCCTACCTCCCATGAAACCATCAACCTCTCCAACGGCAACTCGCATCTGCTGGCCAACGTTAACAATCTCCTCCAGCATCATCCGCCAGCCATGGCCAGTGTGGTGGTCAGCACCCCTTCGAATGGCCACCTGGGCACCACCACGGCCATTCTGCTGAactccacctcctccgcctcgTCCAGTTCGTCCAACCAGTCGACCGCTCGCGAGGCACAGATCAATCAGCTGTACGCCCAGGTGCACAAGGATCCCAgcaagcagcaacatcagcaacagcaacagcagcagcaacaggtgaCTCAGCAGGCAGTGACCACCAGTATTCCCGGCATTTTCAAGAACGCTTTGGGTTCGCCGGCGGACAATGGATTGAATGACTTCCATCGCGGCAGCATGACCACCTTTGGCCAGGGGCCAGCCACCAGCAGCAATCGTGATCTCAACAGCTCGTACGACTCCATCCTCGGTTCCAACGATAAGTTGGCGGAGAACGACCCGGCGGAGAGTTGGATGTATCCCTCGAGGAGGCGAGTGGCCCCCAATGGCAGCAAAGTTCCACTGCCCGGATCCAGTTTTACGGACCAACTCAACCAGGCGCTGTCCGATCGCGAGAG GCGACTCGGCGATGGATCTTCGCGACATTCCAGCGACGATTACACGGAGATTAACAAGAGCCAGAGCGCCGCGGCCATCAACTGCAAGACGCTGATCAACGAGATCCGCCAGGCGGTGAACGAAGCACAGCCCAAAG TTAAACAAGTCGTTCCACAATCACTCTCCCCGCCCGGCACAGTGccctggcagcagcagcaccaccagcagatCCAGCAGCAGCCCTCCGCCCACACCACCGGTCCTCCGTCGCCCACCAGCATGTCCTCCGGCTGCTCCTCGCCGGGATACTCGCCCAGCAGGACTTTGGATCTCTCCGGATCCAGTTCTAGCTTCTCCGATCGCAAGGCGGTGGCCGCTGGCTATACCTACAAGGGTGGCCCCGTCCACGAATGGACCAAGGATCAG GTGGGCCACTGGCTGATGGGCATCGAGCTGGAGCGCTACATCCCCGTCTTCAAAGAGCACAACGTGGAGGGCGGCGCCCTGCTCACCCTGGACTCTAAGGACTTCAAGACTCTGGGCGTTTGCGGCGACGACAAGCATCGGCTAAAGAAGCGCCTTAAGGACCTGAAGGCCAACATCGAGAAGGAGCGCAAGGACATGGAGCGGGAAAGAAGGGAGCGCGAGAAGGCCATACGCAAGGCCGAGAAGAAGGCGGCCAAAAAGAAGTAG